TCGCCGCGCCGATTATCTGAAGGCGTTCCTCGACCATCTGGTCAATTGGGAACATGTCGAGGAAATGTACGACGCCGCGAAGTAAGGCGACGCACAATGATCTTGCGCGCGGCGGGCTTGCCTGCCGCGCGCCAAATCAGTCTCAGTAGCAAACAGTCCGGCGCACGCCGCCCGTCCATACCGTGCGGCAGGCCCGACGCACCGGCGCGACCGGCCGGCGCACCACGGCGGCGCCGCGATAGCCCGCGCAGCCGGCGCGATAGACGCCCGCCGCGCAGACGACGGCGTTGGCGTCGCGGGGCTCGAAGGTGAGCGTCGCAGTGAACGTCAGCAGGCCGAGACCGGCCATAAGCAGATATTTCATTTCTGGGCTTCCTCTTGCGTCGGCGTTCGACCGACGGCGAGAGCCTAAGCCTCGGTCTGGGCCTCGACAAGCGCCTTGAGATTGGCGAGCCCCTGCTCGAATTGTCCGCCAACCATTTTGTCAACGTTCATGAAGGCGTGCATCGCCTTGGCCATGAATTCATTGCGGCCGGACATGGTCCAGAGCACTTCCGTGCGCGTCTCGCTGATGGGCTTGAGATCGAACTGCACGTCATTGATCGCCTTCATCGGCTTGATGAACTGCAGCTTGAGGCGAATGCGCTCGTTCTGGCTGCTCTCGACGATTTTCATCTTGCCGACGCCAACATTCTTGTTGCCCGACCACGCCATGATCGCGCCGGCGCCGAGCGGCGAGCCCTCATAGGTCACCTTCTGCTGCGGATCGAGTCGCGACCAGGGCGACCAGCGCGGCCACTCGTGCAGATCGTTGATCAGCGGATAGAGACGCTCCGCCGGCGCGTCTATGACGGCGGAGCGCGCGATGCGGAAGGTGTTCGGCTGCAGCGAGACGTAAGCGATCAGCGCGCTGACGGCCGCAAGCAACAAGAGCAGGAAAAGTGTCATGACCGGGCTCCTCCCCGCGCGAAACGCTGCGCTTTTCACGCATTGTAAGGCGCGAGGCGGAGAAGCCGCAACGGCGAGGCGCGATCAATCTGTGTAGGCTGTCACGCCCGCCGGCAGTTTCGAGGCGACGTCGCCATAGCGGCTCGTGCGCTTGTCCATCATCGCCTCGAAGGCTTCATGGACTTCGGCCACTGTGCGATCCTTGAGGCGCCGGCCCTGCTGCTCGTAGAAGATCGGCTTGTTCGCCCGCGCGGGACGCGGCAGAAGCGCGGCCGCCGACATGGAGGGCGACTCGACCATCGCGCGCATGAAACGCTCGGTGTCGTCCGGCCCGAGGAAGTGAATCAGATAGGTCTCGCCCGCGGTCAGCGGCCGGCCGATCTTCTCGGCGATCTTCGCGCTGTCCTTCTTGAGCATTTCCGCGGCCATGGCGGCGGAGAGATAGGGATCGTTGCGCAGGCTGAGGATCTTCGCGCGCTGGCGGCCCGCGCCCTCTTCCGCCATCTTCGCCTCCGAGGCGCGGCCATAGCGGTGGCCGAAATTCGCCAGCGCGGAAATCCAGGTCTTCTCGACGAACTGGAACAGTCCGCTCGCGGAAGAGGTGCGCGCCTTCGCGGTGGTGTGGAAATTCGATTCCTTGTCGGCGATCGCCATCAGCAGCGCCGGGTCCATCTCCGTCTTGTTCGCGGCCTGAACCACGCGCTCGACGACCGACTGCTGCACTTTCACCGGTCCGAAGCGCATCACGCCCGGCGCGTCGCCGCCCTCGTCCTCTCCGAAGAGACGATGCGCCCAGGTGCGGGCGGCCTGTTCGAGCGAGAAATCGCTGTCGAGCGCGGAATCCTCGTCCTCGTCGCTTCCGGCCCGCGCGAGCGCCAGCAGGCGGCTGGCGAGCGTGCGCGGCTGTTTCTGCACATGGCTGAGTTTTTCGTAATAGGGCGTGTCGTCGCGATGAAGCGTGAGGCTCAGGCCCGCGATCGTCGACAGAACGGCGCCAACGCAAACGGTCCGAAGAAGAACATAGAACGAGCGATCGGCGCGGATCAGCGCCAGACGATCGCCCAGAGTCAGTCTCCGTGGCTCATTGGCAGGCTGCGTCATATCCGTCATGCGGTCACTTCAGCTCCCTGACTCCGCAAACTGCGGCACGATCAAGAGCTTACGGGCGACTAACGGCGAAAGAGCGACGGCCGACGTCACGCCCGCGCCACAATCAGCCACGGCAAAGGCGCAGGTAAACCGTTAAAAATACTGGATAAAAAATGATTAAAGCCGGGGCCTGCCGACCCCGGCCACATTTGCGCCATATCGCGGCGACTCACGCCGTCACAGCGAGACCTTGGCCAGAAGGCTCTGAATCAGGTGGTAATCGGGTCCGGCCACGGGGGTCGTGCGCGACAGGAAGTCGACCGGCTTGCCGTCCTCCATGCCGTAATCCGCGACGCGGGTCACCTTGCGCGACTTGTCGAAATAGACCGCGAGCACGCGCTGGTCGGTGATGTTCTGCGGCATGAAGGCCAGCGACCGCTCGATGCGCTGGCTGACGTAATACCAGGCGTCGCCGCCGATGGTGGAGGTCGTCGAGGGCGTGCCAAGAAGCTGCATCACCTGAGGCGCCGCCATGCCCGGCTTCACCTGCTCCGCCTTGCGCTGATCGACGATCGCGCCGCGGTTGATGACGCCCTCATAGCCCAGACATCCCGAGAGCGACGCCGCCAGACCCATCGCCGCGGCGATCCGGACCGCCGTCGCCCCGGTAAAGCCCACGGAAAAATTGCGAAAGGCCCACCCCGCCATACTCATCTCCAAGCTACGCCGCCGACACAGAGAATAATTCTCGCACGGACTGGTAAAGGAATTGCGCTTGCCTAGCCTTCGATTGCAGCGAAAGCAAGCCGGGCTGGCGCGCAGGGGGGCGAATACGTATCTATCTCCAGAATGCGGCCTGGCCGCCCGGTCCAGACGCAGGCAGGAAGATCCATGACCAAAGAGACGCGCGATCCCCCCTCCCCGGCCGCCCCCGCGCCGCTCTCCCGGCCCGTCGCCGTGGCCGAGGTTCCGGTGGAGGGCCTCGACCTGGACATTGTCGCCAATGCGGCCGAGCGCGCGGCGCTGGCGAAACTCAACGGCCTGCCGGAAATCCCGGCGCTCGCGGCGACCCTGCGCCTGCGCCGCTGGCGCGGCGAGGGCGTGGAAGTCACCGGAGAACTGCGCGCCCGGCTGCGCCAGACCTGCGTGGTGACGCTGGAGGACTTCGAGTCGGACATTGTCGAGCCCATCGAGCTGCGCTTCGCGCCGCCGGCGGAGGAGCCGCGCGCGCGCTCCCGGCGGCATGAGCCGGAGCCCGAGGTTCACGAGCACGACGCGCGGGCCGAGGACCCGCCGGACCCGCTCATCGGCGGCGTGGTCGACGTCGGCGTCGTGGTTTCGGAATTCCTGACGCTCGCGCTCGACCCCTACCCGCGCAAGCCTGGCGCGGCCTTCGTCGAGCCGGCGCCGGAAAGCGCGTCGAACGTCTCGCCTTTTGCGCAGCTTCGCCGGATGCGCGACGAGCCCTAACCGCGCCGACCGGTCGCGGCGACGGCGGCGGCGGTGGCACTTGCGCCGCCGCCCGGCAAATGGCAATCACGCGCGCAGAAGGCGGCGGGTGCGGCGCGGACGGTCCGGTTTGGGCCCCGCCATCAAAGCGTCGCCCGCCCGCTGCACATAAGGGAAACCGGACGCCCGCCCCTCCATGGCGCGCGGCAGGCTCCGGCGCTGGGGAGACGACGGGGAACATGGCGCAGAAAGTTCGGATCGCGGTCGACGCGATGGGCGGCGATTTCGGCCCGTCGGTGACGGTCCCCGGCTGCGCCCGCGCGCTCGAACGCAGGCCCGACAGCCATTTCCTTCTGATCGGCGACGAAAAGGCGATCCGCGCGGAGCTCGCGAATCATCCCGCGCTTGCGGCGGTGAGCGAGGTCCGTCATTCCGACGTCTCCATTCGCATGGACGACAAGCCCAGCCAGGCGCTGCGCTACGGGCGCCGTGTCTCCTCCATGTGGATGGCGGTCGAGGCGGTGAAGAAAGGCGACGCCGACGTCGCCGTTTCCGCCGGCAACACCGGCGCGCTGATGGCCATGTCGAAAATCTGCCTGCGCATGCTCACGGGCGTCGAGCGGCCGGCGCTCGCCTGCCTGTGGCCGACGCTGCGGGGCCACTCCATCGTGCTCGACGTCGGCGCCTCCATCGGCGCCAACGCCAGTCAGCTCGTCGCGCTGGCCATCATGGGCTCGGCGATGGCGCGCGTCATTCTCGGGATCGACCGCCCCTCGGTCGGCCTGCTCAATGTCGGCACGGAAGAGATCAAGGGCGTCGAGGAAGTGAAGGCGGCGGCCGCCATCCTGCGCGAGTCCGACCTTCCGGGGCTGGCCTATTCCGGTTTCGTCGAGGGCGACGGCATCGGCGCCGGCGCCGTGGACGTGGTCGTGACGGAAGGCTTTACCGGCAACATCACGCTCAAGACGGCTGAAGGCACGGCCAAGCAGATTCGCGCCTATATCCGCGCCGCCATGAGCGGATCGCTGCTGGCGAAGCTCGCCTATCTGCTCGCGCGCGGGGTCTTCGAAGAGCTGAGGGGCAAGATGGACACGCGCGCCATCAATGGCGGCGTATTCCTCGGCCTCGACGGGCTCGTCATCAAGAGCCATGGCGGAACCGACTCGGTCGGCTTCGCCCGCGCCGTCGAGATCGGTTATGAGATGGCCCAAAGCGACCTCCTCAACCGCATTCGCGACACGGTCGCCATCGCCCATCGTTTTGAAAGCGGCTCCGCCGATCCCTCCAACCCGCCTCAGGAAGCCGCCCAGTGACGCCGGAACATTCCCTTTTGCGCTCCGTCGTCGTCGGCGTGGGCTCCTATCTGCCTGAAAAGACGCTCACCAACGACGACCTCGCCAAACTGGTCGACACCAGCGACGACTGGATTTTCCAGCGCACAGGCATCCGCGAGCGTCATATCGCCGCCGAGGGCGAAACGACCTCCATGCTGGGCGAAAAGGCCGCCCGCGCGGCGCTCGCCAACGCCGGCCTGACGCCCGACGACATCGACCTGATCATCGTCGGCACCTCCACGCCCGACTGGACCTTCCCGTCGACGGCAAGCCAGATTCAGGCCGCGCTCGGCATCACGCATGGCGTCGCCTTCGATCTTCAGGCGGTGTGCTCGGGCTTCGTCTTCGCCGTCACGACCGCCGACAAATTCCTGCGCTCCGGCTCCCACAAGCGTGCGCTGGTGATCGGGGCCGAAACCTTCTCGCGCATCATCGACTGGGAAGACCGCACGACCTGCGTGCTGTTCGGCGACGGCGCCGGCGCCATGGTGCTCGAAGCGCGCCCCTCGACCGGCTCCATGGACGAGCGCGGCGTGCTGACGACGCATCTGCGCTCGGACGGCCGCCATCGCGCCAAGCTGCATGTCGACGGCGGTCCCTCCGCGACGCAGACGGTCGGTCACCTGCGCATGGAAGGCAAGGAAGTCTTCAAATTCGCCGTCGGCAAGGTGACTGACGTCGTCGTCGACGCCTTTGCGGCGACCGGCATAAGCCCGGATCAGCTCGACTGGTTCGTGCCGCATCAGGCGAACCGCCGCATCATCGACATGTCGGCGCAAAAGCTCGGCATCGCGCCCGAGAAGGTCGTCGCCACCGTGCATCTGCACGGCAACACTTCCGCCGCCAGCGTGCCCCTCGCGCTCTCGGTCGCCGTCGGCGACGGGCGCATCAAGCAGGGTGATCTCGTGATGCTGGAAGCCGTCGGCGGCGGCTTCACCTGGGGATCGGCCCTGATTCGCTGGTAGGCGACAGCCGAAAATCAGTCGGCTCGCGGCCGCGTCCCCCACGCGACGCCGTCTCGTCCGCGAAAAGACCTGCAACTGTGGAAAGGCGCGGCAAAGTTTCGCGCTCCCCATTTCGTGGTTATTTTTTGGAAACAATTTGTTATTTTTGCTACAGCCAAGCTTGCATTTGACGGCATTCTGAAAAACTCTGACGACAGCGACGGTGACGCCGCCGCCAGGGCAAAACATCGCTGAAATGCGGCCAGATCACGCGACCTTTGCTCACAGATCTTGATTGTCCCCGGATCTTGTCCCGTCCGGACGGAAATAACTGTTCTCTTTGGAATTACGCAGGGCTGACACATGACCCAATCCAAGCCGTCCGCGCTCCCCGATGGGGAGCTGTCCGCGTCCGACCCATTGAAAACCGTCACGCGCGCCGATCTCTCCGAGGCGGTGCATCGTCACACCGGTCTCGGCCGCGCCGAATGTGCGAAATATGTGGAAATGGTGCTCGATGAAATTTTCGAGGCCATCGTCACGCGCAACGATGTGAAACTCTCGTCTTTCGGCGCCTTCCAGATCCGCGCCAAGCGCGAGCGTGAAGGGCGCAACCCGAAGACGGGCAAGGAAGCCAAGATCACCGCGCGCCTCGTCGTCACCTTCAAACCCTCCAACGTTCTGCGCGCCCGCGTGAACAGCGATTTCAAGGTCGCCGCTCCAGCGCAAACAGGCGACGGCAAGGGCAATGGCGCGGTGAAGCGGCGCGCCGACGGCAAGACGACGGGCGTCACGCTC
The DNA window shown above is from Methylocystis echinoides and carries:
- a CDS encoding SRPBCC family protein yields the protein MTLFLLLLLAAVSALIAYVSLQPNTFRIARSAVIDAPAERLYPLINDLHEWPRWSPWSRLDPQQKVTYEGSPLGAGAIMAWSGNKNVGVGKMKIVESSQNERIRLKLQFIKPMKAINDVQFDLKPISETRTEVLWTMSGRNEFMAKAMHAFMNVDKMVGGQFEQGLANLKALVEAQTEA
- a CDS encoding transglycosylase SLT domain-containing protein, whose product is MTDMTQPANEPRRLTLGDRLALIRADRSFYVLLRTVCVGAVLSTIAGLSLTLHRDDTPYYEKLSHVQKQPRTLASRLLALARAGSDEDEDSALDSDFSLEQAARTWAHRLFGEDEGGDAPGVMRFGPVKVQQSVVERVVQAANKTEMDPALLMAIADKESNFHTTAKARTSSASGLFQFVEKTWISALANFGHRYGRASEAKMAEEGAGRQRAKILSLRNDPYLSAAMAAEMLKKDSAKIAEKIGRPLTAGETYLIHFLGPDDTERFMRAMVESPSMSAAALLPRPARANKPIFYEQQGRRLKDRTVAEVHEAFEAMMDKRTSRYGDVASKLPAGVTAYTD
- a CDS encoding outer membrane protein assembly factor BamE, with the protein product MAGWAFRNFSVGFTGATAVRIAAAMGLAASLSGCLGYEGVINRGAIVDQRKAEQVKPGMAAPQVMQLLGTPSTTSTIGGDAWYYVSQRIERSLAFMPQNITDQRVLAVYFDKSRKVTRVADYGMEDGKPVDFLSRTTPVAGPDYHLIQSLLAKVSL
- a CDS encoding YceD family protein; the encoded protein is MTKETRDPPSPAAPAPLSRPVAVAEVPVEGLDLDIVANAAERAALAKLNGLPEIPALAATLRLRRWRGEGVEVTGELRARLRQTCVVTLEDFESDIVEPIELRFAPPAEEPRARSRRHEPEPEVHEHDARAEDPPDPLIGGVVDVGVVVSEFLTLALDPYPRKPGAAFVEPAPESASNVSPFAQLRRMRDEP
- the plsX gene encoding phosphate acyltransferase PlsX, yielding MAQKVRIAVDAMGGDFGPSVTVPGCARALERRPDSHFLLIGDEKAIRAELANHPALAAVSEVRHSDVSIRMDDKPSQALRYGRRVSSMWMAVEAVKKGDADVAVSAGNTGALMAMSKICLRMLTGVERPALACLWPTLRGHSIVLDVGASIGANASQLVALAIMGSAMARVILGIDRPSVGLLNVGTEEIKGVEEVKAAAAILRESDLPGLAYSGFVEGDGIGAGAVDVVVTEGFTGNITLKTAEGTAKQIRAYIRAAMSGSLLAKLAYLLARGVFEELRGKMDTRAINGGVFLGLDGLVIKSHGGTDSVGFARAVEIGYEMAQSDLLNRIRDTVAIAHRFESGSADPSNPPQEAAQ
- a CDS encoding beta-ketoacyl-ACP synthase III, whose amino-acid sequence is MTPEHSLLRSVVVGVGSYLPEKTLTNDDLAKLVDTSDDWIFQRTGIRERHIAAEGETTSMLGEKAARAALANAGLTPDDIDLIIVGTSTPDWTFPSTASQIQAALGITHGVAFDLQAVCSGFVFAVTTADKFLRSGSHKRALVIGAETFSRIIDWEDRTTCVLFGDGAGAMVLEARPSTGSMDERGVLTTHLRSDGRHRAKLHVDGGPSATQTVGHLRMEGKEVFKFAVGKVTDVVVDAFAATGISPDQLDWFVPHQANRRIIDMSAQKLGIAPEKVVATVHLHGNTSAASVPLALSVAVGDGRIKQGDLVMLEAVGGGFTWGSALIRW
- a CDS encoding integration host factor subunit alpha — translated: MTQSKPSALPDGELSASDPLKTVTRADLSEAVHRHTGLGRAECAKYVEMVLDEIFEAIVTRNDVKLSSFGAFQIRAKREREGRNPKTGKEAKITARLVVTFKPSNVLRARVNSDFKVAAPAQTGDGKGNGAVKRRADGKTTGVTLGA